A region of the Streptococcus oralis Uo5 genome:
GCTCTGAGTGACCGATAACAACGTAGTCAGTACCGATTTCTTTCAAAACTTGTGGGCTAGTTTCACCAGTGAAAGCACCTGCATTTTCAAAGTAGCAGTTTTGAGCAGCAACTTTAAGGTTTGAACCTTTAGCAGCAGCAAGAACAGCTGTCAAATCAACTGCAGGAGCTGCGATACCTGCTTCAACAAGGTCTGATGAAGGAAGTTTTGATGCAACGGCTTCAACGAATGCTTTTGCTTCTTCTGGATTTTTGTTCATTTTCCAGTTACCAGCGATAAATGGTTTACGTGACATTTCACATACCTCTTTTTTCATTTTATTCACTATTATTCTATCATATTTATAAGGAGCTTGCAAACCTTACTCTAATTTTCAAGATTTTTCAAGCGACTAATCTTGCCACAAATTCATGGCATCGAGAAAATCAGCCGAAGCCTGAACTTGTTTGGGATTATTCGCTTCTCGCTCTGCTCGTTTGGCCTCTACCTGAGTCACAGACTGAATGCCTTCATGGCGCCAGTTTCGTAGGATTGCCTGAATATATTTCCAGTTTGGCTTGCCATTGAGGACGGCCTCTCGGAGAGCTTCCTTAATCAAATCCGCCTTAACTCCGTCTTCTTTGACTGTCTTAGAAAGATCTTCGATTTCAAATGGCGTTAACAAGCGTCCCAATTCCTGCTGAAACGTTTCAACCAGATCCTTCAATTGATTTTGCGGGTTGGGGGCTGTTGTAGCTGGAGTTTGGCTGTCTAGCAAGCTATCCAAGCGTTCAAAAGCCAAACTAGCATCAAAAATGAGCTCAATTTCCCCATTTAGTTCAATGGTACGATATTGTAGTAACCCATTTTCTGTCAAATTCGAAATGGATTGGTTGACATCTGCTACTTCTTTCCCAATGATTTCAGCAATCTGACTAGGCGAAACATCTCCTAGGGCTGTGGTATTTTGTAAATAGAAAAATTGCCAGACGAGAAAATCTTCGCTGGAAGGAAAGAGTTCCTTAAAA
Encoded here:
- a CDS encoding DnaD domain-containing protein; this translates as MTYFDAFKSGNLVLPSALLLHFKELFPSSEDFLVWQFFYLQNTTALGDVSPSQIAEIIGKEVADVNQSISNLTENGLLQYRTIELNGEIELIFDASLAFERLDSLLDSQTPATTAPNPQNQLKDLVETFQQELGRLLTPFEIEDLSKTVKEDGVKADLIKEALREAVLNGKPNWKYIQAILRNWRHEGIQSVTQVEAKRAEREANNPKQVQASADFLDAMNLWQD